From Aspergillus chevalieri M1 DNA, chromosome 4, nearly complete sequence, a single genomic window includes:
- the dot1 gene encoding histone methyltransferase DOT1 (COG:B;~EggNog:ENOG410PN9X;~InterPro:IPR021162,IPR025789,IPR029063,IPR030445;~PFAM:PF08123;~go_component: GO:0005634 - nucleus [Evidence IEA];~go_function: GO:0018024 - histone-lysine N-methyltransferase activity [Evidence IEA];~go_function: GO:0031151 - histone methyltransferase activity (H3-K79 specific) [Evidence IEA];~go_function: GO:0031493 - nucleosomal histone binding [Evidence IEA];~go_process: GO:0000077 - DNA damage checkpoint [Evidence IEA];~go_process: GO:0006281 - DNA repair [Evidence IEA];~go_process: GO:0006348 - chromatin silencing at telomere [Evidence IEA];~go_process: GO:0034729 - histone H3-K79 methylation [Evidence IEA];~go_process: GO:0051726 - regulation of cell cycle [Evidence IEA]) has translation MGFFDHLQKGGSFSLQAQKPQIRKVVQTRPVPASKPTSTPQPSRIPPRDKATKTRDSGSRPASKVPEQRPSKSRSITPLRTNRKRQTPELRLSSDDDASDTDTSFEVRKRARTDDSAEPDPSRRVRSLKAFSEEGVKPFSMVHASDITSGQKAKNFKAAFGNGDNPVEILLQYPSASQKERFQLVVPRDNDDFKPIDDIVQVIEVASQHYIPEEEADEFNDESTGIKRRLRRALAHASEAEVRETVDNYNKAIERFRRNGSIAKKLDATSRLSLPHVERILNQIYSRTVSPRVESLRQYENGSDNVYGELLPRFISNIFKETGLKSGQVFVDLGSGVGNVVLQAALEIGCESWGCEMMQNACDLADLQQAEFKARCRLWGVAPGKTHLARGDFLTEENIIAVLKRADVVLINNQAFTPQLNNELINHFLDMKEGCQIVSLKSFVPAGHKIQSRNLNSPINLLKVKQKNYWSNSVSWTDVGGTYFIATKDSSRLKAFVEGTE, from the exons CCGCCTCGAAGCCGACATCGACGCCGCAGCCGTCGCGAATCCCACCCCGCGACAAGGCTACGAAGACACGAGACTCGGGAAGCAGACCAGCCTCGAAAGTCCCGGAACAGCGGCCGTCAAAATCGCGATCCATAACGCCGTTACGAACCAACCGCAAGAGACAGACGCCTGAGTTGCGATTGTCTAGCGACGATGACGCGAGCGATACCGATACATCGTTCGAGGTGCGCAAACGGGCTAGGACGGATGACAGTGCGGAACCGGACCCTTCGAGACGTGTGCGCTCGTTGAAGGCTTTCTCGGAAGAAGGTGTTAAGCCTTTCTCAATGGTGCATGCTTCTGATATCACGTCTGGGCAGAAGGCGAAGAATTTTAAGGCTGCGTTCGGGAATGGGGATAATCCGGTCGAGATTCTTCTGCAGTATCCCAGTGCTTCGCAGAAAGAGAG GTTTCAGCTCGTGGTGCCGCGGGACAACGACGACTTCAAACCCATCGATGATATCGTACAGGTTATCGAGGTTGCTTCCCAGCATTACATACCCGAGGAAGAAGCGGACGAGTTCAACGACGAGTCGACTGGTATTAAGCGGAGGCTACGGCGAGCTTTGGCTCACGCGTCCGAGGCGGAGGTGCGCGAAACCGTGGACAATTATAATAAGGCGATTGAGCGATTCCGGCGGAACGGGAGTATCGCGAAGAAATTGGACGCGACGAGCCGACTCAGCCTGCCTCACGTGGAGCGCATATTGAATCAGATCTACTCGCGCACAGTCTCGCCTCGCGTCGAATCTCTCCGGCAGTACGAGAACGGGTCGGACAACGTATACGGCGAACTTCTTCCGCGATTCATTAGCAACATCTTCAAGGAGACCGGGTTGAAGTCCGGCCAAGTTTTCGTCGATCTGGGCTCCGGTGTGGGTAATGTCGTTTTACAGGCCGCTCTGGAAATCGGCTGCGAAAGCTGGGGTTGTGAAATGATGCAAAATGCCTGCGACCTTGCGGATCTCCAACAAGCCGAGTTTAAAGCCCGATGTCGACTCTGGGGTGTCGCGCCGGGTAAAACACATCTTGCGCGGGGTGACTTCCTCACCGAAGAAAACATCATCGCTGTCCTGAAGCGTGCTGATGtcgtcctcatcaacaaccaaGCTTTCACCCCACAACTCAATAACGAATTGATTAACCATTTTTTGGATATGAAAGAAGGCTGTCAGATCGTCTCGCTGAAGTCTTTCGTTCCGGCTGGCCATAAGATCCAGTCACGGAATTTGAACTCGCCCATCAATCTCCTCAAGGTAAAGCAGAAGAACTACTGGTCGAACAGCGTCAGTTGGACAGACGTTGGCGGTACTTACTTCATCGCTACCAAGGATAGCTCCAGACTCAAGGCTTTTGTGGAAGGCACAGAATGA